In Solanum pennellii chromosome 3, SPENNV200, a single window of DNA contains:
- the LOC107014290 gene encoding uncharacterized protein LOC107014290, whose translation MAEELDQNHEIMSLRCERNLLLRKGYMLEAIHKVTLEAKEMEIGVLKQNLDQLDSTVMFYKGVFEAIERKVTQLKQKLHEQDNRQWKLKMGLLYTVKSELAKIKIKELKNKVFKLEKKLKIQDNAISHELINENIQVGESSGANID comes from the coding sequence ATGGCGGAAGAGCTTGATCAGAACCACGAGATAATGTCATTGAGGTGTGAAAGAAATTTGCTATTGAGGAAAGGTTATATGTTAGAAGCGATTCACAAGGTCACATTAGAAGCCAAGGAAATGGAAATTGGGGTCCTAAAACAGAATCTTGACCAACTAGACAGCACTGTAATGTTTTACAAAGGTGTATTTGAGGCAATAGAAAGAAAAGTTACACAACTGAAGCAGAAGCTTCACGAACAAGACAACAGGCAGTGGAAACTGAAAATGGGTTTACTGTATACTGTGAAGAGTGAGTTGGCAAAGATTAAGATTAAAGAGTTGAAAAATAAAGTCTTTAAATTGGAGAAGAAATTGAAGATTCAAGACAATGCAATTTCTCACGAACTTATTAATGAGAACATACAAGTTGGGGAATCTTCTGGTGCAAACATAGATTGA